Proteins encoded in a region of the Bactrocera tryoni isolate S06 chromosome 4, CSIRO_BtryS06_freeze2, whole genome shotgun sequence genome:
- the LOC120775383 gene encoding uncharacterized protein LOC120775383, which yields MKLPQKEVECKIQTLPPSPEGAGGSESPEENSDILIKTILDAFWKLWVQLKLLASFVMVDLGGYQLLDRLVQWSVRNPHKAICIFAAFLAFLLPFLLMLGIGLSTLLMTLTGFLVLEGVILTIIAMLLIGCLGSLILVVLFLKQLNRT from the exons ATGAAACTACCACAAAAGGAAGTTGAATGCAAAATTCAAACGTTACCACCCAGTCCTGAAGGAGCTGGTGGATCCGAAAGCCCTGAAGAAAATTCggatatattaataaaaacgaTTTTGGATGCTTTCTGGAAACTAT gGGTCCAACTAAAGCTTCTAGCATCATTTGTAATGGTTGACCTTGGCGGTTATCAATTGCTCGACAGGCTTGTGCAATGGAGTGTTAGAAATCCTCATAAAGCCATTTGTATATTTGCAGCTTTTTTGGCCTTTTTACTGCCATTTTTGTTAATGTTGGGTATTGGACTTTCGACTCTATTGATGACACTCACCGGATTTTTGGTTCTAGAAG GTGTAATATTGACCATAATTGCAATGCTACTGATCGGTTGTTTGGGTTCCTTAATTTTAGTGGTGCTATTTTTAAAGCAACTAAATCGAACATAA